A window of the Synechococcus sp. LTW-R genome harbors these coding sequences:
- a CDS encoding alpha/beta family hydrolase — MSQNDGARLINGPETATSTLLLAHGAGAPMDSNWMESVAGGLGACGVRVVRFEFPYMQRSRELGRRCGPDRLPKLLDAYREEVMREQRRHGVANVFIGGKSLGGRVASLLIESLDDVQGCLCLGYPFHPPGKPESLRTEHLESMQSPCLILQGERDSFGRREEVERYSLAPSLELIWLPSGDHSFMPTKTSGLSEADNLNAAIDHCQRFITRHQQG, encoded by the coding sequence ATGAGCCAAAACGATGGAGCTAGGCTGATCAATGGGCCTGAGACCGCAACGAGCACGCTGCTGCTGGCCCACGGTGCGGGCGCGCCCATGGACAGCAACTGGATGGAGTCGGTAGCAGGCGGGTTGGGAGCCTGCGGCGTCCGGGTGGTGCGCTTTGAGTTCCCCTACATGCAGCGAAGCCGCGAACTGGGTCGACGTTGTGGACCGGATCGCCTCCCCAAGCTTCTGGATGCCTACCGCGAGGAGGTGATGCGCGAACAACGCCGCCATGGCGTTGCCAACGTGTTCATCGGCGGGAAGTCCCTCGGCGGACGCGTTGCCAGCCTCCTGATCGAGTCACTGGACGATGTCCAAGGGTGCCTCTGCCTTGGCTATCCCTTTCACCCCCCCGGCAAACCCGAGTCGCTTCGCACCGAGCACCTCGAAAGCATGCAGTCCCCATGTCTGATCCTCCAGGGGGAACGGGACAGTTTTGGTCGCCGCGAGGAGGTGGAGCGCTATTCCCTTGCCCCGTCCTTGGAGCTGATCTGGTTGCCGAGCGGGGACCACAGCTTCATGCCGACCAAAACGTCCGGGCTGAGCGAGGCCGACAACCTGAACGCCGCCATCGACCACTGTCAGCGCTTCATCACACGTCACCAGCAGGGGTAG
- a CDS encoding DUF3828 domain-containing protein, which yields MRAFRPALALWASVSLTPSSALACSCPPAMEAPITELYRWQIGRQDTPGRPQLKSIQPLLSPTLYQHLTAAYQLNPGDGRGYLDFDPFSGRQVYSHNVLVVSCTGESADVAVFTGLRGRLSEAPQRLSLQMQQGPSGTWVVDDITYPWGGQLSSVLSGLLQQ from the coding sequence ATGCGCGCGTTCCGACCAGCATTGGCGCTGTGGGCGAGCGTGTCCCTGACTCCCTCCAGCGCCCTGGCCTGCTCGTGCCCGCCGGCCATGGAGGCGCCCATCACCGAGCTCTATCGCTGGCAAATCGGACGGCAGGACACACCAGGGCGTCCTCAGCTCAAGAGCATTCAGCCTCTCCTGAGCCCAACGCTGTACCAACACCTGACCGCGGCCTATCAGCTCAACCCAGGGGATGGCCGTGGCTATCTGGATTTCGATCCCTTCAGCGGAAGGCAGGTCTATTCCCACAACGTGCTGGTGGTGAGCTGCACGGGTGAGAGTGCTGATGTCGCGGTGTTTACCGGTTTGAGGGGACGGCTATCTGAGGCTCCCCAACGGCTTTCCCTCCAGATGCAGCAAGGACCTTCCGGGACTTGGGTCGTGGATGACATCACCTACCCCTGGGGGGGACAACTGAGCAGCGTGCTCTCTGGGTTGTTGCAGCAGTGA